One region of Microbacterium rhizosphaerae genomic DNA includes:
- a CDS encoding glycosyltransferase family 39 protein has translation MPIAEVGLLRRVSRALREALPAVVVGLVAFTVAVVGSWIPNLWGDEAASLLSAERSLPSLWSMINHVDAVHAGYYVFLHIWISAFGDSPFSIRFPSALAAGVAAAGIVVLVRRFSSTPFAVVAGLACAVLPRMTYAGEEARSYAMTAAIAVWLTVILAATVRRSRHGDRLGPRARGSAQRGAMRGEAWGWIGYGILLALGTQLFLYLAIIPVAHAMSLALLRSARVVWRAWLKTCAIAAAVALPFVVLAASEHSQISFLAYRDDASLGVVLPGAFFSSVPLAYLGWGLSLVAVIGFTVRRIRRVAWTPSDTLEALVLPWAFAPFILLELLNAAIPAFTSRYLTMCAPAVAVAIVLGVRELVVLVREAARRSDAMRRLRGPAFLATATGVLLAIALGGLTAPVWAAQRTPYSKNNSDWSQISDTIGAEARQGDAIVFDEGVRPSRKTRLAMRAYPAGFANVKDVSLSKPYYDVANWADATLPIAKVIQRGRLADVSRVWVVEYADATSVDTYGVKEIEATGFIRVGSVRLHSSEIYLYERAGAAITASRPLDYVPSPAQTDDGSLPH, from the coding sequence ATGCCGATTGCTGAGGTGGGGCTCCTTCGGCGCGTGTCGCGCGCGTTGCGCGAGGCCCTGCCCGCGGTCGTCGTCGGCCTCGTCGCCTTCACCGTGGCGGTCGTCGGCTCGTGGATCCCGAACCTGTGGGGAGACGAGGCCGCGTCCCTGCTGTCCGCGGAGCGGTCGCTGCCGAGCCTGTGGTCGATGATCAACCACGTGGATGCCGTGCACGCCGGCTACTACGTGTTCCTGCACATCTGGATCTCGGCGTTCGGCGACAGCCCGTTCTCGATCCGGTTCCCGAGCGCGCTCGCCGCGGGTGTCGCCGCCGCGGGCATCGTCGTGCTCGTTCGGCGCTTCTCCTCCACGCCCTTCGCGGTCGTCGCGGGACTCGCGTGCGCCGTGCTGCCGCGCATGACATACGCGGGCGAGGAGGCGCGCTCGTATGCGATGACCGCCGCCATCGCGGTGTGGCTCACCGTGATCCTCGCCGCGACCGTCCGCCGCTCCCGCCACGGCGACCGGCTGGGCCCACGCGCCCGAGGCTCCGCGCAGCGCGGAGCGATGCGGGGAGAGGCGTGGGGATGGATCGGGTACGGCATCCTGCTGGCGCTCGGAACGCAGCTGTTCCTCTACCTCGCGATCATCCCCGTCGCGCATGCGATGTCGCTCGCGCTGCTGCGGTCGGCCCGCGTCGTGTGGCGGGCCTGGCTCAAGACCTGTGCGATCGCGGCGGCGGTCGCGCTCCCGTTCGTCGTGCTCGCCGCATCCGAGCACTCCCAGATCTCGTTCCTCGCGTACCGGGATGACGCGAGCCTCGGCGTCGTGCTTCCCGGCGCGTTCTTCTCCAGCGTGCCTCTCGCGTACCTCGGCTGGGGCCTGTCGCTCGTCGCCGTGATCGGCTTCACGGTGCGACGCATCCGTCGCGTCGCGTGGACGCCGTCCGACACGCTCGAGGCCCTCGTCCTGCCCTGGGCGTTCGCGCCGTTCATCCTGCTCGAGCTGCTGAACGCCGCGATCCCCGCCTTCACCTCGAGGTACCTCACGATGTGCGCGCCGGCCGTGGCGGTGGCGATCGTGCTCGGCGTGCGCGAGCTCGTGGTTCTCGTGCGCGAGGCGGCGCGGCGATCGGACGCCATGCGACGCCTGCGAGGCCCGGCGTTCCTCGCGACGGCGACCGGCGTGCTCCTCGCGATCGCGCTCGGCGGCCTCACCGCGCCGGTCTGGGCCGCGCAGCGGACTCCGTATTCGAAGAACAACAGCGACTGGTCCCAGATCAGCGACACGATCGGCGCCGAGGCCCGTCAGGGCGACGCGATCGTGTTCGACGAGGGCGTGCGGCCCTCGCGCAAGACGCGTCTCGCGATGCGCGCCTACCCCGCCGGCTTCGCGAATGTGAAGGACGTCAGCCTGTCGAAGCCCTACTACGACGTCGCGAACTGGGCGGATGCGACGCTTCCGATCGCGAAGGTCATCCAGCGGGGACGGCTGGCCGACGTCAGCCGCGTGTGGGTGGTCGAGTACGCCGATGCGACCTCGGTCGACACCTACGGCGTGAAGGAGATCGAGGCGACCGGCTTCATCCGCGTCGGCTCCGTGCGCCTGCACAGCAGCGAGATCTACCTGTACGAACGGGCGGGTGCGGCCATCACCGCATCCCGCCCGCTCGACTACGTCCCTTCACCCGCTCAGACCGACGACGGCAGCCTGCCGCACTGA